In a single window of the Paenibacillus sp. MMS20-IR301 genome:
- a CDS encoding ankyrin repeat domain-containing protein codes for MGKKRKTLPADFDERIKTNDIAVLQEILNKCEWDARGGYSKGTALSFRQIPDELVRWLVQQGADIDARDTYQRTPLHAQAATWSGNIPLFLELGADPEAVDYQDETPLHAAAGYYRTRAIQDLVAHDANIHAVSKRKQTPLAKGLSQCRNIDITHMAGIAKIMLDAGAVITPEMKDSVRRIGKDLEFVRASHNNEELDKKAAALLELYRLFDVEPVAKQIKHDGSSPIKAAAAAWPAQHQELWDFLVPASGHAQTVQGEVIRITGRVSHEILDNGGGNWDDNYREMLDALLRYMSSATPLSHTLLQEAELLVSRLRKKGYGNDEPARLSELAVQWVAANPLPVSMEQPDYKR; via the coding sequence ATGGGGAAAAAGAGAAAAACATTGCCGGCCGATTTTGATGAGCGGATCAAAACAAATGATATCGCAGTACTTCAGGAGATTCTTAATAAATGTGAATGGGATGCCCGCGGTGGTTACAGCAAAGGAACCGCACTCAGCTTCCGGCAAATCCCGGATGAACTGGTCCGCTGGCTCGTACAACAAGGTGCCGATATTGACGCCCGGGACACGTACCAGCGCACCCCTCTGCATGCCCAAGCTGCAACCTGGTCCGGTAATATCCCTTTATTCCTTGAGCTGGGTGCGGATCCGGAAGCCGTTGATTATCAGGATGAGACACCGCTGCATGCGGCAGCGGGTTATTACCGGACCCGGGCAATCCAGGACCTGGTCGCTCATGACGCAAATATCCATGCGGTGAGTAAACGGAAACAAACACCGCTCGCTAAGGGATTATCCCAATGCCGGAATATCGATATTACCCACATGGCAGGAATCGCAAAAATCATGCTGGATGCCGGAGCAGTAATCACGCCGGAGATGAAAGATTCGGTACGGCGGATCGGCAAGGATCTGGAATTTGTCAGAGCCAGCCACAATAACGAGGAGCTGGATAAAAAAGCCGCCGCCCTGCTGGAGCTCTACCGGCTGTTCGATGTCGAACCGGTAGCGAAGCAAATAAAGCATGACGGAAGCTCCCCCATCAAAGCTGCCGCTGCTGCATGGCCCGCCCAGCATCAGGAGCTATGGGATTTTCTCGTCCCGGCTTCAGGACACGCACAAACGGTACAAGGAGAGGTTATCCGTATCACTGGACGGGTATCCCATGAGATTCTGGACAACGGCGGAGGTAACTGGGATGACAATTACCGTGAAATGCTGGATGCGCTGCTCCGGTATATGTCCTCAGCTACGCCACTTTCTCATACGCTCCTACAGGAGGCAGAACTATTGGTATCCCGGCTGCGTAAAAAGGGTTACGGTAATGATGAGCCCGCAAGATTAAGCGAGCTGGCGGTGCAATGGGTAGCGGCCAATCCGCTGCCGGTGTCTATGGAACAGCCGGACTATAAACGCTGA
- a CDS encoding DeoR/GlpR family DNA-binding transcription regulator, with amino-acid sequence MLAAERRKKIIELVHQDKRVLVSDLSKMFEVTEETIRRDLEKLEKDGIVSRTYGGAMLNRHTNEDLPFLTRGALNTDIKRNIAIKALDLINDGDTLMVDPSSTSFEFLKLLGNKSNLTIITNSINILHEFASSSLSIISTGGSLRHRSLSLVGPVAHETIERYNVDTAVISCKGIDMERGVTDSNEPECELKKYMLRQAEKVVLLADHTKFDKTAFAKLVELNRVDVLVTDRKPPDAWLNLLAKQNIEVLY; translated from the coding sequence ATGCTTGCTGCCGAAAGACGCAAAAAAATAATAGAGCTTGTCCATCAGGATAAACGGGTGCTGGTGTCTGATTTGAGCAAGATGTTTGAGGTCACGGAAGAAACGATCCGCAGAGACCTGGAGAAGCTGGAGAAGGACGGCATTGTGAGCCGCACTTACGGCGGGGCCATGCTGAACAGGCATACCAACGAGGATCTGCCGTTCCTGACCCGCGGAGCGCTCAATACAGATATCAAACGGAATATAGCGATCAAAGCGCTTGATCTGATTAATGACGGGGATACGCTGATGGTTGACCCGAGTTCCACTTCCTTTGAATTCCTTAAGCTGCTGGGCAATAAAAGCAACCTGACGATCATCACGAATTCGATCAATATTCTGCATGAGTTCGCCAGCTCCAGCCTGAGCATTATCTCGACCGGCGGCTCACTGCGCCACCGCTCGCTCTCCCTCGTCGGACCTGTGGCCCATGAGACGATTGAGCGCTATAACGTCGACACCGCAGTAATCAGCTGCAAAGGGATTGATATGGAGCGCGGCGTGACAGATTCCAACGAGCCGGAATGTGAGCTGAAGAAGTATATGCTGCGCCAGGCCGAGAAGGTAGTGCTGCTGGCCGACCATACCAAGTTCGACAAAACCGCCTTCGCCAAGCTGGTCGAGCTGAACCGGGTCGATGTGCTGGTTACGGACCGCAAGCCGCCGGATGCCTGGCTGAACCTGCTCGCTAAGCAGAATATTGAAGTTTTGTACTAG